AGAAGCGAGGAGCACAGGGGTGGCCCTGCGCACACTGGAAGATAACAAGTTGAGAGCAGAGATGGTCCTTTGGGGATGGACCCTGCCTGTGACTGTAACTCCCAGGGGACACCAGTGCATGTGGATGCACAGAGGATGTACCGTGCTCTCTGAAGTGCTGTCCTCTGATTTACTCAGGCCCTGGCCAGGGGCGTAGCTGGGAGGGGACAGCAATGCTTGTGTTTGGAGAAGACAGTATGAGGCTGCAAGGTCAATTCACTGGTGCcttaatacaagaaaataaaaactacgaGGAAGCTTTTGTGAAGAGGCTCTTGATCGTACAGCTCGAGTGGGAGAGAAGGATCGAGCCGCCAGGCATGTGTCTGCAATGCCCTGGGAACATCCTTCTCTGATGAGAAGTGAGTGCCTGGCACGGGCAGCTTCTGCCTGCTGCTTGAGGGCTGGCCGTGCCCTGGGGGAAACTGGGCAGGCCCTGTGGTTCTCCAAGGGCAGTAGGAGAGAAAAGCTTGGGGCCTAAGCTCTGAGGGAGGACGTGGGGTTTGCACGCAGCCCTGCCTAGAGAGGGCTCTCTGTGTACCAGGGGGGCTTTGGGCTTCTGTGGGACAGTCCAGGGGCTCAGAGAAGAGGGGTGAGGCCACCCAGGCTGGTCACCAAGGGCTCTTTCTCCAGTGCTCTTTCCAGTGCATCTCCAGGGCAGACTGAACCCTGGGACCTGCAGAAGCCCCAGTCTGTGAGCTGTGTTGAATTCAGTGTGTCCTTGATAACTCGATCAGGGTTTCTTATCCAAGCCTTGAGGCTCCAGCTCCCGGACCCACTGGTGCCTGTGTATAGCAGAGGGGCTGGGAGGTTCTTTAAACTGGAGGAGGTGGTGCTGGGTGGCCTTGGGAGAGTGCTTGTCTCCCCaggatctcagtttcctcttccctAAAATGGATCGATAGCAGAGACCTCTTCTTGCCAAAGTCTGGAGGCATGTTCCACATACCCCATGAATAGCTGGCACAATTccacagggaggaaggaaatctTGTCCTGAGGCCTTCAGCCTGGGCTTgggtgggaagcagagagaggagagcctTAGGGGCCaggagaggtggtggggaggggctcgAGAACGGGCCAGAAAGTCAGGGGCCTGGTGACTCATTGGAACAGAACATCCTGTTTCTTTTCTAGTTCCTGGTGGATTCTCTGTGAGGGTTGGAGGTgtaagggggagagggaggcaaatccaCACTGACAGCCGTGCTAGGTTTCTGGGCTGGGAAAGTAGGTCACGGGTCACCACGTACTGCTGATTTTATCTCTGCAGTGTCCTTCAAatctgcctcccctccagcattCCCGAGTCTGTCCTAGCTTGTCCTCCCCCGACCCCGCCAATCTGGACTCCTGCCCACGTCCAGCCCTGTCCCTTTTTGAAGCATCTCTGCACCGTGGCCTGTAGGATCTGCCGAAACTCCTTTATAGCCCTAGAGGTGAAGTCCCTGCCTCCTGGTTGGTTATTAAAGGCCCCTGATCTGGTCCCTGTCCCTTGCTCCTTTTGTCCTATCCACACTGCTCTGGTCATTGGCCCCAGAAAACACCTCGTACtttcccctctctgtgtctttgcccAAGAAGAATTTGTTGCTCCCTCCTATGGGTTTCCAATttgttattcatatttatttttatatttctggtgGAACACTGAACACATCTGTCTCTTCCCCAGAGATTTATGGCAGGATTCAAGGGCCCCTGCCCTCATGCATCTAAGAAACTTTGagggctccctgcccccagtgcAGAACCAGCCCACACAACAGATGCTCAGGAAAAATTCTCAGAACGTCATGCTCTCTGGGAAAGTAAATATGATCAGAATAACCGCTGCCAGAAGTTTGGGGCTTGAGGGACACCAAGTATGGCAGTAGGACCTTGAGGGGATTAGGCCTCTGAGCTCCTGGGGCCCTTGCTGAGGGGGCCTGTGCTCCCCCTCCATCCCCAGTGTTGGGGGCCTGAAAAGTGGGAAACATTTAACAGATGGACATGGGTGGGCCTGCTGGCTTGGacgtcccctctcctccctcatctCTTTATgtagccctgtgtcagtctcggATGGCCTGCCTTTCCTAAATGTGGCCTGGAGTCTCTGGGGGAGCTCTATTCTCTCTGCTTTAGGATGTCTGCCATCATCTTTGCCCTTCTAATGTAAGGGAAAGTAAGGGATGTGTCTTTTTCTGATCAGTTGATGATGGTGGCTGTGGGCGACACATATGTATCTAAATGGTAGTTATCTTGGGAAGTCCCACGGCATCTGGGGTCCATGGTCAGGGGCTGTATATCACAGGATTACAATAGTCACAAGAAGAGGAGAAGATACCCAGAAAAAAAGCCCTTAGCACAAACGTCTCTGAGCAGTAGTAAACATGTATGGCTGTCTTGATCTTTCCAACTCGCCTGATAATGCTGCTGCCACTTAAATCACGGGACAGGGCTGTTGGGGGATAGTTGAAGGCAAGGACCCTGAACTGAGTGGGCATTGTGGTGAAAGTAAGTGCACCCTGTCCATCTTCATCAAGGATGGCTCCTTGTGCCCTGGGCTTGAGATGCCCTGTTGGTCATTCCATGTTGCAGACTGCGGGTGTGACATCATATGCAACCCTGAGGAGCCTTCGCAGCAGACTGGACCTGTCCTCACAATATCCCTGGGGCCCTCTCATTGCGCCACACAGCCTGTGTTCAACTATTGAATGTCTGTTGTCAGAATGGATCAGAAGGCCTAGTTTACTGGCGAATCAGAGAAGGGGCCCCAATCTCAGAAACAGATAAGGAAACCCATCCAAGGCAGAAGACAAGAAGGCTGAGCAATTGTCCtttattccagttttaaaatgctgaaaaacaCACATCTACAATGGGTGGCCTCCAACTACATGCGTCCACAAAGAACAGGCAAACGAgaattcaaagaaacaaataattcagtttgAAACCGGATTCCTCTGGTGCCCTCTGTCTCCTGAACTGGCGAGTTGATTTTGGTGATTCAGTCTGAAACCATGTGCCCCAGACTGGCGCATCGTGTTTCCTTTCTGCTCTGGCTGCCCTACTTAACACAAATAATCTGAGGTGTCCAGGTTTGCCATGGGCCCGGCTTGCCCAATGCTGTTCATGCAGAGGAAGAGCCCGGAGCTCATCCTGGAAAAGGGAAGAGTGAGAACATGACAGGCCTCATTTAGTCCAAATAGTTGCTCTCTCATCCTGCACTTAGCAACTTCCTAAAACTGGTACTAAAGAAAATTCACTGGGGCCTTGGAGAACTCTCAAGAAACCCTGTGCCTGGTACCTGGAAGCATTGTTCCTCACTGCTCTGTTTCTCAGAGTTTGGGTCAAGTGGGACCGGCAATCCAGCCTCCTTTCTGGAAGTGGGGTCGTCTCAGGCGGTTAGCTGTGGAAGAGCCGGGACCGGGTGGCGGTCAGGAGGCAGCCCTTCTGGCAGACTTCCTGGGTGGCCTGGCCCGGCTGGCCCCTCACCCGGATGGGCTAAGTGGAGAGCCTGCCTCGTCGGGCTGCaatggtgtgggtgtgtgggggggggtggggtaagTGCAGTCACGGAGGGGGCAGGCAGCTGTGCAGGTCCTGGGCCCACACTCACAATTGGAGGAAGgaatccaggaagttctcagagCTGCTCAGACATCTCGGAGCCTTGTCCCAAGCAGGACCAAGGCTGCAGCGCCCAGGGATGAGTGTGCCGTGGCCTGGCCCCTGGGGTAGCCCCCAGGTCAGGAGGCCATGGCACCACTGCCGGCTCTGTCGCTTGGAGAAGCCCAGGGTAAGTTTTCACAGCATCCGAGTGTGAGCAGGCAGCAAGGAgggttggggagtggggaggccaTGCAGAAGACGGCTTCTCCTGGAACAGGAACCACAGGGTGAAGGAGCCCCATAGTGAATCACTGAAGGGGTTTGGATCCTGCCCTATCTAGAAAGCGCTCTCCCACCCCATGCAGAAAAGGATGCCAAGTGAAAGGGACCACAGCCCCCTGCCAAAGGCCCCATGGCCCTTGTGGCGACCTGGCAGTGCCTCCGCCCCGACCTGGCACAGagccttcctccccacctgcGTTCCTGCCCCTGCTCAGGTCCAGGAGCTCAGGAGGCATCGGATAGGCTGATTCAAGGACTGGCCCAAGGTTCTTCTAGGGGCGGAGCCCAGGCTCATCCGGGGTCCCCAGGAGGCGGAGTATCTTGACTTTTGTCTGAGAAGACAAACTCTCTTGAAATCTGTAGGCGTCACCAGGGGGCAGGGTTGGCAATGTTCCCTCTGAGCGAAGtcttctgttccttctttccaGCCCCTCCAAGTCCAGGAAGTCTTGTGCTCACATCTTTCAGGACAGCTCTTCTTCCAGAAGTCGCCAGCGGAGTTGACCACGGTTCTTGGAATCCAGACCAGAGGCTTAGAAAACAATAACAGAGACCCACCGAGGTCTGAGTAGCACCATGCGGGGTGCCCCATGGCCCAGAAGGGCCGTGACCCAGGGCCTCAGGCCAGCATCCGCTTAGGAGACCACAAGGAGAGCGGCTGGAAGGGCAAAGTGCCTGCCACCACCAAGGGCACCCTGTTTTGGATGGGGAGCTAGGGCTCAGCCGGTCATCTGCCACGTGGAGCCATGGAAACAGCAGTGATCGGAGTGGTGGCCGTGCTGTTTGTGGTCACCGTAGCCATCACCTGCATCCTGTGCTGCTTCAGCTGTGACTCAAGGACCCAGGATCCTCAGGGGGGCCCCGGCCACAGCTTTACAGTGGCCACGTTTTGCCAGGAGGCTTCTTTCTTCACGGGGCCAGGTCACCATGCCCAACCAGTGGTGGGTGCCCGGGACTTCTGGACCTTCATGTGAGGCCTGACAGTCCCCAGGATTTGTTCTGCTGGTGGGTCAGATTCACTTGTCACCCAGCGAGCCTTCCCCGGTGTCCTACTCCTCCAATGCTGCATTCCTGTCCTTCCCTGCCTCTATTCTGCAAGCTCCCCGTCCCATCCCATCTCACTTTGCTGTGCCCTCCAGCCTGGGAGATCCGCAGCGGTGGGGCCAGACGGAATTCAGCTTGGACCCCTGAGAGCTCAGCCGGACCCTTCCCACAGGATGGGGCTTAGGAGAGGCCTGAAGAGTGACTGCTGGGCAGTGTCAGATTGCACGGTGAGCCAGCTCTTCTGATTTACATGGGGGACTGAGATGTCACTGGAATTTATTGTAAACAGAGTGCTGGTTCACTCAGGTTACCCCGGGATGCCTGTGACACTGGTTCTCTTGCCACCAGAAG
Above is a window of Panthera tigris isolate Pti1 chromosome D4, P.tigris_Pti1_mat1.1, whole genome shotgun sequence DNA encoding:
- the SPAAR gene encoding small regulatory polypeptide of amino acid response produces the protein METAVIGVVAVLFVVTVAITCILCCFSCDSRTQDPQGGPGHSFTVATFCQEASFFTGPGHHAQPVVGARDFWTFM